In Bacteroidota bacterium, one DNA window encodes the following:
- a CDS encoding polysaccharide deacetylase family protein produces MPLLLEIYKKFNIKSTFYFVGDMAEKFPDVVKMILPYGHEVASHGWTHEVDQAFDVLTFDQQKEHLLRSKNILEDISKQKVVSFRAPALRVNQNTPRALIETGFESDSSVASQRFDAFLSFGGLKKLNWLRAPRLPYKTAEDNLFKKGNSSLVEIPLTAFLFPFVGTTLRLFPKITSMQQRLFNLETGMNKKPLVFDVHPNEFIDEHSERRIITRRTSNPIKYLLSDVIRGKMKIKNLGKKAIPLYEDFIGYYADQGYEFLTVGEYVRRFMR; encoded by the coding sequence ATGCCTTTGTTGCTGGAGATCTATAAAAAGTTCAACATCAAAAGCACATTTTATTTTGTCGGCGATATGGCTGAAAAATTTCCGGATGTAGTAAAAATGATCTTACCATACGGACATGAAGTTGCATCGCATGGATGGACACATGAAGTCGATCAGGCATTTGATGTTCTGACTTTTGATCAGCAAAAAGAACATCTGCTTCGCTCAAAAAATATTTTAGAAGATATCAGTAAACAAAAAGTTGTTTCATTCAGAGCACCGGCTTTGCGTGTCAACCAAAATACTCCGCGTGCATTAATTGAAACAGGTTTTGAATCCGACAGTTCTGTTGCTTCACAACGTTTCGATGCATTTCTTTCTTTCGGCGGATTAAAAAAACTCAACTGGCTGCGCGCACCACGACTACCTTACAAAACTGCAGAAGACAATCTTTTTAAAAAAGGAAACAGTTCATTAGTAGAAATTCCACTCACGGCATTTCTTTTTCCATTCGTTGGTACTACACTCCGCTTGTTTCCGAAGATCACGTCCATGCAGCAACGCCTGTTCAACCTTGAAACAGGAATGAATAAAAAGCCATTGGTCTTCGACGTCCACCCGAATGAATTCATCGACGAACATTCCGAACGCCGCATCATCACCCGTCGTACATCCAATCCAATAAAATATCTATTGAGCGACGTCATCCGCGGCAAAATGAAAATAAAAAACCTCGGCAAAAAAGCCATCCCCCTCTACGAAGATTTCATCGGCTATTATGCCGATCAGGGGTATGAGTTTTTGACGGTGGGGGAGTATGTGCGGAGATTTATGCGTTGA
- a CDS encoding chromate transporter yields MDLSATHPRKNIATLKQFAGYFLKLGYSGFGGPVALVTYIYRDLVERRKWITEEEYNEGMALAQLSPGPLAAQLGIYLGYIHYGIRGATLTILAFIAPSFFMVLLLGIAYKLFGGLPWMQAIFYGISSAVVGIILASAIKLTLKSIGKFTLESFRMKWLLWLIFLISLVFTFYFPAQGPILYLIAGLTYMAIKSPPKWMRNMKTNLVLLGGIGFWQFETGTLWKIAYFFSNAGAFVFGSGLAIVPFLHAGVVIQHNWLNEQQFLDAVAIAMITPGPLIMTVGFIGYLVAGFPGAVVAAVATFLPCYLITIITAPFFRKLASNPSIKIFVEGITASILGSLFAAAILISIRSIGDIQSGVIAICSLLLLYNFKKLKEPYIILGAALIGLLLKM; encoded by the coding sequence ATGGATCTCTCTGCAACACATCCCCGGAAAAACATTGCTACTCTTAAACAGTTTGCAGGCTACTTTCTGAAACTTGGTTATTCAGGTTTCGGCGGGCCGGTTGCTCTTGTAACTTATATCTATCGCGATCTTGTAGAGCGAAGAAAATGGATCACTGAAGAGGAGTATAATGAAGGAATGGCTTTGGCTCAGTTATCGCCGGGACCATTGGCTGCACAACTTGGAATTTATTTAGGATACATTCATTACGGAATCCGTGGAGCAACACTTACCATTTTAGCTTTCATTGCACCTTCGTTCTTTATGGTGTTGCTATTAGGAATAGCATACAAATTATTTGGTGGCTTACCGTGGATGCAGGCGATCTTTTATGGCATCAGTTCGGCTGTCGTCGGAATTATTCTTGCCAGTGCGATCAAACTTACATTGAAATCGATCGGAAAATTTACACTTGAATCATTTCGTATGAAATGGTTATTGTGGCTGATCTTTCTGATCTCACTTGTTTTTACTTTTTACTTTCCTGCGCAGGGTCCGATACTCTATCTGATTGCCGGACTCACTTATATGGCTATCAAATCCCCGCCGAAATGGATGCGGAATATGAAAACCAATCTTGTGCTACTCGGCGGAATCGGATTCTGGCAATTTGAAACCGGTACACTCTGGAAGATCGCTTACTTCTTTTCAAATGCAGGTGCATTTGTTTTTGGAAGCGGGCTTGCAATTGTTCCGTTTCTTCATGCCGGTGTTGTTATCCAGCATAACTGGCTGAACGAACAACAATTTCTTGATGCAGTTGCAATCGCTATGATCACACCCGGTCCGTTAATTATGACTGTTGGTTTTATCGGCTATCTGGTTGCAGGATTTCCCGGAGCTGTTGTTGCAGCAGTTGCAACTTTTTTACCGTGTTATCTTATTACAATTATTACTGCTCCGTTTTTCAGAAAGCTGGCATCCAATCCATCAATAAAAATATTTGTTGAAGGAATAACGGCATCTATACTCGGATCGCTATTCGCTGCAGCTATTTTAATTTCTATTCGTTCGATCGGAGACATTCAATCAGGAGTGATTGCGATTTGTTCGCTTTTACTTTTGTATAATTTCAAAAAACTTAAAGAGCCTTATATTATTCTTGGGGCGGCTTTGATTGGGTTGCTTTTGAAGATGTAA
- a CDS encoding sugar transferase, whose amino-acid sequence MKKEKNTKNVLRQFSFRNNPVVGSSAIATKNFQRSKKRSHNFRPHLEKIGGMDADVKRYISDFCNLKTEGTFVMRSSIADSVNNLPANANTIINLKRVNDIRGINNFLHKVNDHLVEGGLFIGCVETKYLRKRRIMNRFPAGFAHIYYVLDFFLKRVFPKFPVTRSLYKVLVGERNKVLSRTETLGRLYAAGFEIKSMKFIGKNLFFVASKEKSPLFDYEPVYGPIFRMRRHGKNGKVIHVYKMRTMHSYSEYIQKYVYDMNNLADGGKMKDDFRVSTLGKFFRRYWIDELPMIINLLKGDLKIVGVRPLSSHFLGLYSEELQEKRLHHKPGLIPPFYVDMPKTMEEIQASEMKYLIAHEKSPLMTDVKYLLKACYNILIKRARSK is encoded by the coding sequence ATGAAAAAAGAGAAGAATACAAAAAATGTATTGCGTCAATTTTCGTTCCGCAACAATCCGGTTGTAGGCTCTTCTGCAATTGCCACGAAAAATTTTCAGCGATCTAAAAAACGTTCACACAACTTCCGTCCGCATCTTGAAAAGATCGGCGGGATGGATGCTGATGTTAAAAGATACATTTCTGATTTTTGCAATTTGAAAACAGAAGGAACTTTTGTAATGCGTTCATCAATTGCTGATAGCGTTAACAACCTTCCCGCAAATGCAAACACGATCATCAACCTCAAACGTGTCAACGATATCCGCGGCATCAATAATTTTTTACATAAAGTAAATGATCATTTGGTTGAAGGCGGATTGTTCATCGGTTGTGTTGAAACGAAATACTTAAGAAAGCGCCGCATCATGAATCGCTTTCCTGCCGGCTTTGCACACATATATTATGTACTCGACTTTTTCCTTAAACGTGTTTTCCCGAAATTCCCGGTAACACGCTCTTTATATAAAGTACTTGTCGGCGAAAGAAATAAAGTTCTTTCACGTACAGAAACATTAGGCCGTTTATACGCTGCCGGATTCGAGATCAAGTCAATGAAGTTCATCGGCAAAAATCTGTTCTTCGTAGCTTCCAAAGAAAAATCACCGCTGTTCGATTATGAACCGGTATATGGACCGATCTTCAGAATGCGCCGCCATGGTAAAAATGGTAAAGTGATCCATGTATATAAGATGCGTACCATGCACTCTTACTCTGAATACATTCAGAAGTATGTATATGATATGAATAATCTGGCCGATGGTGGCAAAATGAAAGACGACTTCCGCGTATCAACACTCGGAAAATTCTTCCGCCGATACTGGATCGATGAACTTCCAATGATCATCAACCTGCTCAAAGGTGACCTGAAAATTGTCGGTGTTCGTCCACTGAGTTCGCACTTCTTAGGTTTGTACTCAGAAGAACTTCAGGAAAAACGCCTTCATCATAAACCGGGTCTCATTCCACCATTCTATGTGGATATGCCCAAGACGATGGAAGAGATCCAGGCCTCCGAAATGAAATACCTCATCGCTCACGAAAAAAGTCCGCTGATGACGGATGTGAAATATTTGCTGAAGGCTTGTTACAACATCCTTATTAAACGGGCACGAAGTAAATAA